One window of Pieris napi chromosome 1, ilPieNapi1.2, whole genome shotgun sequence genomic DNA carries:
- the LOC125063506 gene encoding ras-related GTP-binding protein C codes for MDTKMSYQDEYVGSFPKDFSYGPFEQNGESDNTSLQEDHKPRILLMGLRRSGKSSIQKVVFHKMSPNETLFLESTNKIVKDDINNSSFVQFQIWDFPGQIDFFDAKFDSDTIFGGCGALVFVIDAQDDYQDALDKLQQTVTKAYRVNSSIKFEVFIHKVDGLNDDYKMETQRDIHHRATEDLAENGLEHVHLSFHLTSIYDHSIFEAFSKVVQKLIPQLPTLENLLNILISNSGIEKAFLFDVVSKIYIATDSSPVDMQSYELCCDMIDVVIDISCIYGMVEETETNTFNNQSSSLIKLNNGTVLYLREVNKFLALVCILREENFQKQGVIDYNFLCFRDAITQVFELRNKTQNITMSQIENNLPNGAGDSVESTSDQLP; via the exons ATGGACACAAAAATG AGTTACCAAGATGAATATGTCGGCTCATTTCCTAAAGATTTCAGCTATGGGCCATTCGAACAAAATGGTGAAAGTGATAATACGTCGTTACAGGAGGATCACAAACCTAGAATCCTTTTGATGGGTTTAAGGAG GTCAGGAAAATCTTCTATTCAAAAAGTTGTATTTCATAAGATGTCACCCAATGAAACATTGTTTCTGGAATCAACTAACAAAATCGTAAAAGACGATATAAACAATAGTAGTTTTGTCCAATTTCAAATATGGGATTTTCCAGGTCAGATAGATTTTTTTGATGCAAAATTTGATTCTGATACAATATTTGGTGGATGTGGTGCACTGGTTTTTGTTATTGATGCCCAG gaTGATTATCAAGATGCCTTAGATAAGTTGCAACAAACAGTTACCAAAGCATACAGAGTGAATAGTAGTATAAAATTTGAAGTATTTATTCATAAG GTTGATGGACTGAATGACGATTACAAAATGGAGACACAAAGGGATATACATCACAGAGCCACTGAGGATTTAGCAGAAAATGGACTGGAGCATGTTCACTTATCATTTCACTTAACTTCAATCTATGATCATTCAATATTTGAAGCATTTAGTAAAGTTGTACAAAAGTTAATTCCACAATTACCAACATTGGAAAATCTACTTAATATACTCATATCA aatTCTGGTATAGAAAAGGCATTCTTGTTTGATGTTGTATCCAAAATTTACATTGCAACTGACAGTTCACCAGTGGATATGCAAAGCTATGAACTTTGTTGTGACATGATTGATGTTGTTATTGACATATCTTGTATTTATGG tatgGTGGAAGAAACAGAAACAAATACATTCAACAATCAGAGTTCAAGCCTAATAAAGCTTAATAATGGtacagttttatatttaagagaGGTCAACAAGTTTTTAGCTCTAGTTTGCATACTCAGAGAAGAAAATTTCCAAAAACAAG GTGTGATTGATTACAACTTTTTGTGCTTCCGTGATGCAATAACTCAAGTATTTGAACTAcgcaataaaacacaaaatattacaatgtCTCAAATTGAAAACAATCTTCCAAACGGTGCAGGAGATTCAGTAGAGAGTACATCTGACCAGTTACCATAG